TGTgatttcctgcaatgatttaatacactagactatcgttttgttttctcaagatctcgagttaattatctcgttatcacgggaaaacgggtgttataaaatgtatgtatgtatgatatttagggcttccgtacaaaGTTAATtattagtcacttttagtctttcacaaataatttttgttttgtcgaCTAAGAGTCTCAAagttttagtccagttttaagtcaaaacatttgagtctttttctatttatttcaggaatattttttttggtttattaattccagttcacttggGTGGCTGAGGTTAACGTGCCTTTTCAGTTTGGTGGTGTTTTTACCAGCAATTTTCTTCCCGCACATCTTCCCAACCGTCAAAACGAgacatttttctctgcttctaaataCTGGAAATGGGACCACACgtccagtctcttttttttcccttccgAGCATgattgcgctgtccgtacgccgtgtttctcctgcatgccgTTTcttttcaagccacaggtgcgagagcagcaagaggatattgaacgtgtggccgtgacatgacagcaggactcgatgttgctttttttcttacatagtagacgaaaacaaggaggacgtttttgtttattttttatttcttgcatgacattttcgtcaacaaaaacgcacattggcacatttttcgtcacgtgtttttagaacattgtcTCGTCTCAGTCGAGGtaaaaaggctcgttgacgaacatatttcaTCTCGTCTGATGAAATTAACACTGCTCACTACTACAAATCCTCAGCGAATTAGTAATGTTTGCTTTGGAGTGAAATGCACAGCAGTgttgcataataataatacattttattccataggcgcctttctgtcacccaaggacaccgtacaataaatgagagtagacagcaaataatagaaacaaacaaaaagaaccataacagtatcaaattacaagaatacaacattaaaaacaggttaaaataggacaatgcagttaaatcagatggaaaaggcgatttttaaacaggtgggtttgcagttatttatttttttacctctgcAGGTCAACAAGAAGGAAGTTAATGAAGCAGTGCTTTTGTTTGGTTGGGTAATCAGTGTTGCTCTGTGTGCATTAACGTCCCACTTTTTTAAAGAGGTCTGATGGGCCCgagtgaaaaggaaaaaaaactttaaccgCTTCAGAATCAGGATGATCGGCAAGTTTTCTCATGCTTACCTGTATCTGTATCTAACCGCAAAGTGCAGGTGCTCTTGTGTTTTGAAACTTTGACTGCAAACTCGAGGAGGTGAAGGTGAATTTGTAGGAGCTCAAAGCTTTCGCAAAATGTCTTGGTTACGAAGGATAATCCACAATCAAGACAACTGTTTAGTAGTATTATGACAATGACGTTTTTAGTTAGCCTGACTGATCTGTACTTTTATTTCTGGAAGATTTGAAGCTTTGTCGTTGCAGTTTTCGTCCAAGGTTAGATACCTCtaagtgagaaaatgttatATGATCTGGGTGAACAGTGTCATTGATAATTCGTGcaaataaagtggaaaaaaatcgAGCCTGTGTCTCCTTATGAACAGAAAAGACAGATGATGGATCGTAACCCTTTCCCCTGTTGTCCAGTGAGTAAATTTCCCGAAACACTTGTATGTTTACAGTACATGCTGAACTTATTTGTGTGGATATGGACTACACAGTTGTTTACAGTAAGCTTTGCCTGAGAACAAATATAAACGTGAGCCTCTCCTTGTGTCAATACATAGCAATACATCAGCTTAACACTACAATGAAGTAGTGAGGGGATTTTTgactgctgcagaaacactttTAGTTTGTATGGAGTCAGGTCGTGTCAGGCgctttgtgtgctgtgttgagAGAGGAACAACACCATAGTCTATATTAAGGATCGCGCTGGCTCAGAATAGTGCCAGCCTGCAAACAGGGATTGATTGTTGTGTTGTCGGGTTTGATGAGAATGCTTGTCTTTGAAAAGTGCTGAATAGCTGCACATggcttttctgtctttcacactTCCTCAGGGAGACTTCTGATGCCATAAGCACTGTGtagtgtgtacatatatatacatgcacGTCATcgctctgttgtgtttttatggttgACGTGGTGTTCGCCCCTCGTGGTGTAGGTGGACAAAACGGgaacaaaagtatttttaacGCTGCTGGAAGAAGTTTGTGCATCATTGTGAAGAAATGAACCAGAAAATATGTCCAGTGCAAAATGTTTTCACGTTGAATGTGCACAACAGGCTCCTTGCTACAGTAGCAATTGATGATATTCTCATTACACCACCTTTTTATTGACAGCTGACATCATATCTACTGTTGAGTTCAACCACTCTGGAGAGCTTCTAGCTACTGGGGACAAGGGGGGTCGAGTTGTCATCTTTCAGCAGGAGCCAGAGGTACGTTTTTGGTTGAATTATCTCAGCGTTGTTTCATTTCTACTGTAATGATACTTGAAATAACTCTACGTGCTCTGTCGTCGTTTAGAGTAAGAGTCAGCCACAGTGTCGAGGAGAGTACAATGTTTACAGCACCTTCCAGAGCCACGAGCCCGAGTTTGACTACCTGAAAAGCCTTGAGATCGAGGAGAAGATCAACAAGATCCGATGGTTGCCTCAGAAGAACGCAGCACAGTTCCTTCTGTCTACAAACGGTCAGTAAACTACTGTCTTCCAGCTGAATTTAGCTACCACGTAATCTGAATTTACAGTTTACTTTTGTTACTGAAGATGAATTTTTCATGacctctgctcttcctcagaCAAAACCATAAAGCTGTGGAAAATTAGTGAGCGTGACAAGAGACCAGAGGGCTACAACTTGAAGGAAGAAGATGGGCGATACAGAGATTTCAATACTGTCACAACACTACGGGTGTGTAGAAATCTACTTTATCACTGTCCCAGTAATgttttaacgtgtgtgtgtgtgtatgtatgtgtatatataataactgCTGAGTTTACAGTTGACTGTACTCTCTCTAAACACGTTGCActttgatgaagaagaaagtATTGTATCACATCTTCTGACCATTGTTCTCTAATCATTAAGGCACTGTTGTCAGCCGACATTCAGCAGAGTATTGACATGGCTTACCAACAAGAGCGCAGGTGTAACTAATCAATCGTGTTGTtagtcacacctgtgtgtgtgtgtgtgtgtgtgtgtgacctgtcaAAGTGTCCGCTTCATTCAGAGTTAGTGTCACTGGATGTTCTTGTCCCGGGTCACGTGCATCCTCCGCTTTTAGGAACCGCTGAtctatatttattgatttgtgtcTAAATTTAGACtgagcctgttttttttgtttaaaagacAGTTGTTAGTGTTTACATCGGTATTAGTGAGATATTATCCTCCTCACGCCACcagcaaaatgtcaaacatgaataaatgcagAACATTCCCAGATGTCTCCAATAACCAGTATGTATCGTGATACCTACATCATCTGGCTGCCTCTGCACCAGTGATACAGCTTGACACAGTTTTGGTgctgttactttaaaatgttttttaaaaataaggaTAATGTGATGACCACACagtctcttctctcctcaggtACCAGTGTTTAGGCCCATGGACTTGATGGTGGAAGCGAGCCCTAGACGAGTGTTTGCGAACGCTCACACCTACCATATCAACTCCATCTCGGTCAACAGTGATTGCGAGACCTACCTGTCTGCAGACGACCTGCGCATTAACCTCTGGAATCTGGAGATCACTGATCGCAGCTTTAGTATCCTTTGTGGGTGAAACTTGCAGTCTGCTTTAAGGGCAGGTTCAGATCTGGTTAACTTGGGTTGGTGTGGACTCTGGAGCAGTCCATTACTGGTATGAACATGAATTAAAACAATGGCAGGAAGCGTGTCATTTCATTGGTTAAAAGTTTTCTCTTCCTGCTTTGGATACTGGTGAACTAGTAACATGTTTGCTCATCAGAGAGCCGTCTTCTGCGATCAGACCATCCGATAGCAGAGTGTCTTTCTCGAAATCTCTCCgttattaaataatttaatactcGCTGGCTGCACAGCTTTCCAGAAGTGTCGGCTGCCAGCCAAACGGCCAACTACTTTTATTCTcgggaaaaaaaagctatatTAAGTTACAGCTGAATCAGATTCAACCgctgcagcttcacattaaaagcatttaagTGGTGAAACATGAGTTAACTTCTGTTATGAATGTGCACTGACCAATATCTGTCAGAAAATGTGTCGACAAGACAGTGGTCATGTTTTGACAGCGGATAAGTCTGCCTCTCCAATAACCgacttttgtttacagtttctGGACTGTACTATGTTAAATAATGAGTTGTATTTCCTGGTCAGTTTAGTTCTTTGCTTTGCGGTCTCTCTGACTCACTGTTATGATCCCCGAGCATGCATCCTGTTCACCTGCCATCAGTTTGTCCCTGCGGCAACACAGAAACCCACTGCAATATGCAATATACGTCCAGCCATACAAACAGCAGTCCTCTGGCTCCTGGtgtattattttgtgtttttaaagctgacGCTTGTTTTAAGGCTGCCTGAACGTTAGTTTAaaattttagtttaaaaatTTAGTGTCATCTTTGATGCTACCACCAGATGTCGCTGAAGTAAGGACTTTTCATCTTCTGCACACAATGGCTCAGACGGAGTTTAACCCTAAAACAGCATTAGTGTAAAGAAATGTTGTAGTCTAGCTTGAAATTGAGCTGACCACGTCACTGTCTGTTGGGAAAGCAGTTTAAGTATCTTCCCTCTCTTAGCCAGCAGTGAATTATGTGCCAACCAAATGCTGTTTGCGATGTTAGTGCATtcacagtagtagtagtagtagattTGCTGACCTAGAGTcttgcaaaaatgttttttgagcCATGGAGAAAACGGCAACGGCAGGACTTCTTTTCAAACTTTGCAAGCGTCTATTCAGCCTTTGGACCTTAACCTCGCTTCTTCAGATATTGTTGACATTAAGCCAGCCAATATGGAGGAGTTAACGGAGGTGATCACAGCAGCGGAGTTCCACCCAAACCAGTGCAACACCTTTgtctacagcagcagcaagggcACCATCCGCCTGTGTGACATGAGAGCGTCAGCGCTGTGCGACAAGCACGCCAAAAGTAAGCACAGTTTTGATTTCTGTTGATGTCTATggtggtgtgtttatgtgtcgcACAGCTGTATTTAAAAGATGAATGGCAGTTAAGGTTTACTAATGGCATGCatccttttcttgttttgtttttttaagtgtttgaaGAGCCAGAGGATCCAAACAATCGTTCCTTCTTCTCTGAAATCATCTCATCCATCTCTGATGTCAAGTTCAGCCACAGCGGACGCTACATGATGACCCGCGACTACCTGTCTGTCAAAATCTGGGATCTCAACATGGAGTCCCGGCCAGTGGAGACGTATCAGGTCGGTCCCTGCTTCTAAAAGTAACATCAGCTTCTTTAAGCCCTGATGTCATTCTACCTGTCTCTCCACTAGAGGGAGGTGTGTTATAGAAGTCCTAGTGAAATATTACTGCTGACTTATAACTACAACACCTCTTCGTCACAGGTGCATGAATATCTCAGGAGTAAGTTGTGTTCACTCTATGAGAACGACTGCATCTTCGACAAGTTTGAGTGCTGTTGGAATGGGAACGACAGGTGAGTGTATCAACTTCCGGACAACCTTTGTTACTCAGACAGAAAAAGCATTTGAGAAAAGTCATGTTTGGTTTCTTTAAACATGCCTATTGGAATTCCCTGCACATTGAACATGCATGATGCATGCAAATGTTTTGGGTCGACCCTTATTTGACGCAGCAACCCTAGCCTTATCAATAACTGCGGTTATCTGCTCAGTGCAGAGCAGAAGGTTGTGTATGATTTGGTTTGGGTGGCACAGGGTCTGTTCTGTATACTCAACACCTCGTCTCTCTGCAGCGTCGTCATGACCGGTTCCTACAACAACTTCTTCAGGATGTTCGACCGAGGCTACCGGCAGGACGTGACTCTAGAGGCGTCGCGGGAGAACAGCAAGCCACGGTCGGTCCTGAAACCGCGCAAAGTGAGCACAGGTGGGAAGCGCAAAAAGGATGAGATCAGTGTAGACAGTCTGGACTTTAACAAGAAGATCCTCCACACTGCCTGGCATCCCCTGGACAACATCATCGCTGTAGCCACCACCAACAATCTGTACATATTCCAGGAAAAACTGAACTAGCGTCGCGTTGAACCGCTCAGATCCCAGTTTCTGCTTGAGCCCCACTGCTCTGATACACATATACAAACTATCTGTCAGTCTTTGGCTAAATCCCCAA
This genomic stretch from Larimichthys crocea isolate SSNF chromosome III, L_crocea_2.0, whole genome shotgun sequence harbors:
- the ppp2r2aa gene encoding serine/threonine-protein phosphatase 2A 55 kDa regulatory subunit B alpha isoform, which gives rise to MAGAGGGGNSDVQWCFSQVKGAIDDDVAEADIISTVEFNHSGELLATGDKGGRVVIFQQEPESKSQPQCRGEYNVYSTFQSHEPEFDYLKSLEIEEKINKIRWLPQKNAAQFLLSTNDKTIKLWKISERDKRPEGYNLKEEDGRYRDFNTVTTLRVPVFRPMDLMVEASPRRVFANAHTYHINSISVNSDCETYLSADDLRINLWNLEITDRSFNIVDIKPANMEELTEVITAAEFHPNQCNTFVYSSSKGTIRLCDMRASALCDKHAKMFEEPEDPNNRSFFSEIISSISDVKFSHSGRYMMTRDYLSVKIWDLNMESRPVETYQVHEYLRSKLCSLYENDCIFDKFECCWNGNDSVVMTGSYNNFFRMFDRGYRQDVTLEASRENSKPRSVLKPRKVSTGGKRKKDEISVDSLDFNKKILHTAWHPLDNIIAVATTNNLYIFQEKLN